Proteins encoded within one genomic window of Glycine soja cultivar W05 chromosome 1, ASM419377v2, whole genome shotgun sequence:
- the LOC114406844 gene encoding uncharacterized protein LOC114406844 isoform X2 — protein MKGYIILGEHRGKGNWGHASNNPDSESMGPAVQVKSTRKEKQKKQERDDVSTGISGASYCTGTFNTVDCSPDGRLLTKCAGCGGKSRFCATYFEIDHANELSNSLKESANINTVRASLIVEECTRLGFGGVSLLLLLLQVTN, from the exons ATGAAAG GATACATTATACTTGGAGAACATAGAGGAAAGGGAAACTGGGGGCACGCCTCCAATAATCCAGACAGTGAGAGCATGGGACCTG CTGTCCAGGTGAAGTCCACACGAAAGGAAAAGCAGaagaagcaagagagagatgatG TTTCTACTGGTATTAGTGGTGCAAGCTACTGCACCGGAACTTTCAATACTGTCGATTGCTCTCCAGATGGAAG GTTACTAACAAAATGTGCAGGTTGTGGAGGCAAGTCAAGATTTTGTGCCACTTATTTTGAG ATAGATCATGCCAATGAATTATCAAACTCCCTGAAAGAAAGTGCCAATATTAACACTGTTCGGGCATCGCTTATTGTTGAAGAATGCACAAGACTTGGTTTTGGTG GTGTTTCCCTCTTGCTGTTGCTGCTGCAAGTCACAAATTAA
- the LOC114406844 gene encoding uncharacterized protein LOC114406844 isoform X1: MKGYIILGEHRGKGNWGHASNNPDSESMGPAVQVKSTRKEKQKKQERDDGMNNGCGIVSTGISGASYCTGTFNTVDCSPDGRLLTKCAGCGGKSRFCATYFEIDHANELSNSLKESANINTVRASLIVEECTRLGFGGVSLLLLLLQVTN; encoded by the exons ATGAAAG GATACATTATACTTGGAGAACATAGAGGAAAGGGAAACTGGGGGCACGCCTCCAATAATCCAGACAGTGAGAGCATGGGACCTG CTGTCCAGGTGAAGTCCACACGAAAGGAAAAGCAGaagaagcaagagagagatgatGGTATGAATAATGGATGTGG AATAGTTTCTACTGGTATTAGTGGTGCAAGCTACTGCACCGGAACTTTCAATACTGTCGATTGCTCTCCAGATGGAAG GTTACTAACAAAATGTGCAGGTTGTGGAGGCAAGTCAAGATTTTGTGCCACTTATTTTGAG ATAGATCATGCCAATGAATTATCAAACTCCCTGAAAGAAAGTGCCAATATTAACACTGTTCGGGCATCGCTTATTGTTGAAGAATGCACAAGACTTGGTTTTGGTG GTGTTTCCCTCTTGCTGTTGCTGCTGCAAGTCACAAATTAA
- the LOC114406844 gene encoding uncharacterized protein LOC114406844 isoform X3 produces MTLAWDEFSFSTFQEAHYSLQVSLDQVPGTIIGNEDINSIRWPGSAWRRLKDTLYLENIEERETGGTPPIIQTVRAWDLVLVVQLKSTPKEKQKMQERDDGVITARSDTD; encoded by the exons ATGACCCTTGCATGGgatgaattttccttctctacTTTTCAAGAAGCCCATTATTCGCTTCAAGTTTCTCTAGACCAGGTGCCTG GTACGATAATTGGAAATGAAGATATCAATAGTATTAGGTGGCCCGGTTCTGCATGGAGACGTCTCAAG GATACATTATACTTGGAGAACATAGAGGAAAGGGAAACTGGGGGCACGCCTCCAATAATCCAGACAGTGAGAGCATGGGACCTGGTATTAG TTGTCCAGTTGAAGTCCACACCAAAGGAAAAGCAGAAGATGCAAGAGAGGGATGATG GAGTGATAACAGCTAGAAGTGATACAGATTGA